In Antechinus flavipes isolate AdamAnt ecotype Samford, QLD, Australia chromosome 3, AdamAnt_v2, whole genome shotgun sequence, a genomic segment contains:
- the LOC127558094 gene encoding olfactory receptor 51F2-like, whose protein sequence is MAPFNNTMFYPQSFFLTGIPGLESFHVWLSIPFCCLYGIALSGNSMILSVIILDSSLHEPMYYFLSMLSFTDLGLCLSTLVTVLGLFWFNAREISFDACIGQMFFIHGFTFMESSVLLAMAFDRFIAICNPLRYTTILTNSRIAKVGMVIVIRGTAALVPLLLLLKRLSFCHNHVLHHSYCFHPDVMKLSCSDTKINSIFGLSIVISTAGVDSVFILLSYILIIHSILSIASPEERKKAFSTCISHISAVAIFYIPMISLSLVHRFGKHAPPYVHTLIANVYLLIPPVMNPIIYSVKTKQIRRAILKIFLPKRI, encoded by the coding sequence ATGGCACCTTTCAACAACACCATGTTCTACCCTCAATCTTTTTTCCTCACAGGCATTCCTGGGTTGGAAAGCTTTCATGTGTGGCTCTCTATCCCCTTCTGCTGCCTCTATGGCATTGCTCTCTCTGGAAACAGCATGATCCTCTCTGTCATTATCTTGGACTCAAGTCTCCATGAGCCAATGTACTATTTCCTATCCATGCTTTCTTTCACTGATCTGGGTCTGTGTTTGTCCACCTTGGTCACTGTGTTGGGCCTCTTCTGGTTCAATGCACGAGAAATCAGCTTTGATGCCTGCATTGGCCAAATGTTCTTCATTCATGGTTTCACCTTCATGGAGTCCTCAGTGCTACTGGCTATGGCCTTTGATCGCTTCATTGCAATCTGTAACCCACTAAGATATACCACTATTTTAACTAATTCAAGGATTGCTAAGGTAGGGATGGTGATAGTCATCAGAGGCACAGCTGCACTGGTTCCTTTGCTCCTCCTCCTAAAACGTCTGTCATTCTGTCACAACCATGTGCTCCACCATTCCTATTGTTTCCACCCTGATGTGATGAAGCTATCATGTTCAGACACTAAAATCAATAGTATATTTGGTTTGTCAATTGTCATCTCCACTGCTGGAGTAGATTCAGTCTTCATTCTCCTCTCCTATATCCTTATCATCCATTCCATTCTCAGCATTGCATCTCCTGAAGAGCGCAAGAAGGCCTTCAGTACCTGCATCTCCCACATCAGTGCTGTAGCCATTTTTTACATTCCTATGATCAGCTTGTCCCTGGTGCACAGATTTGGGAAACATGCCCCTCCTTATGTACACACTCTTATAGCCAATGTCTACTTGCTCATTCCTCCAGTGATGAATCCCATCATCTATAGTGTGAAAACCAAGCAAATCCGCAGAGCAATCCTCAAAATATTCCTTCCCAAGAGAATTTAG
- the LOC127557412 gene encoding olfactory receptor 51F2-like has translation MVIQLFTILISFHPNGNNSSLTFLLTGVPGLEAFHNWISIPFCCLYITALSGNSMILFVIITEPSLHEPMYYFLSMLSTTDLGLSISTLVTMLGIFWFNSREISFNACLAQMFFIQLFTVMESSVLLAMAFDRFVAISNPLRYATILTESRIAQIGVAIVTRGTVILTPMVLLLKRLSYCRSHVLHHSYCFHPDVMKLSCTDTKINSAVGLAALISTAGVDSIFILLSYVLIIKTVLSIASPEERHKAFSTCISHIGAVAIFYIPLISLSFVHRFGKQAPPYVHTLIANAYLLIPPVMNPIIYSVKTKQIRRVVLKILLPKGS, from the exons ATGGTAATTCAGTTATTTACAATCCTAATAAGTTTTCATCCTAATGGTAATAACT CTTCCCTCACCTTCCTTCTTACTGGTGTTCCTGGACTAGAAGCCTTCCACAACTGGATCTCCATTCCCTTCTGTTGTCTGTACATAACTGCTCTTTCAGGGAATAGCATGATCCTCTTTGTGATCATCACTGAACCAAGCCTCCATGAGCCCATGTACTATTTTCTTTCCATGTTATCCACCACAGACCTGGGTTTGTCTATCTCTACCTTAGTCACCATGCTAGGCATATTCTGGTTCAATTCCAGAGAGATCAGTTTTAATGCCTGCCTGGCTCAAATGTTCTTCATTCAACTCTTCACTGTCATGGAGTCCTCAGTCCTTTTGGCCATGGCCTTTGATCGCTTTGTGGCCATTTCTAACCCACTGCGATATGCCACCATTTTAACAGAATCCAGAATTGCTCAAATTGGAGTGGCAATTGTCACAAGGGGGACAGTCATACTTACACCAATGGTACTTCTTCTTAAACGCCTATCCTATTGCCGCAGCCATGTGCTCCATCACTCGTACTGCTTCCATCCTGATGTGATGAAACTGTCATGTACAGATACCAAAATCAACAGTGCAGTAGGATTAGCTGCCTTAATCAGTACTGCTGGGGTGGATtccatctttattcttctctcctaTGTCTTGATCATTAAAACTGTTCTCAGCATTGCCTCTCCGGAGGAGCGGCATAAGGCTTTCAGCACATGCATCTCTCACATTGGAGCCGTGGCTATCTTTTACATCCCTCTCATCAGTTTGTCCTTTGTCCACCGATTTGGGAAGCAAGCTCCTCCTTATGTGCACACACTCATTGCCAATGCCTACCTACTCATACCCCCGGTGATGAATCCAATCATCTATAGTGTGAAGACCAAGCAAATCCGCAGAGTGGTGCTCAAAATCCTACTTCCCAAAGGGTCCTAG
- the LOC127557413 gene encoding olfactory receptor 51F1-like, producing the protein MSYSPNGTSSSLIFLLTGVPGLESAHAWISIPFCCLYLTALSGNGMILFVIITESNLHEPMYYFLSMLSTTDLGLCISTMVTMLGIFWFNTREISFNACVSQTFFIQLFTVMESSVLLAMAFDRFVAICNPLRYATILTDSRILKVWLMILFRGTIILMPLVLLLKRLSFCRSRVLHHSYCFHPDIIQLSCSDNKINSVLGLTALIITAGVDSIFILLSYVLIIRTVLSIASPEERHKAFSTCISHIGAVAIFYIPLISLCFVHRFGKWAPPYVHTLMANVYLLIPPVMNPIIYSVKTKQIRKAIHKVLFPKGARLEINFSSHHQRNFSFKDN; encoded by the coding sequence ATGTCCTACTCTCCTAATGGCACTTCCTCATCTTTGATTTTCCTCTTGACTGGTGTTCCTGGGCTTGAAAGTGCCCATGCCTGGATCTCTATCCCTTTTTGTTGTCTCTACCTAACAGCCCTCTCTGGGAATGGCATGATCTTGTTTGTGATTATCACGGAGTCAAACCTCCATGAACCGATGTATTATTTCCTTTCCATGCTGTCTACTACTGACCTGGGCTTGTGCATTTCTACAATGGTCACTATGCTGGGCATATTCTGGTTTAACACCAGAGAGATAAGTTTCAATGCCTGTGTGTCCCAGACGTTCTTCATTCAACTCTTCACTGTGATGGAATCCTCAGTGCTTCTGGCCATGGCTTTTGATCGGTTTGTTGCCATCTGCAACCCTCTGAGATACGCCACTATTTTAACAGACTCCCGCATCCTCAAAGTTTGGTTGATGATCCTCTTTAGAGGGACAATAATACTAATGCCTTTGGTATTGCTTCTGAAACGACTATCCTTTTGTCGCAGCCGTGTGCTACACCATTCCTACTGCTTCCACCCGGACATCATTCAGTTATCTTGTTCAGACAATAAAATCAACAGTGTGCTTGGACTAACTGCCCTCATCATCACTGCAGGGGTGGATTCTATCTTTATCCTGCTCTCTTATGTCCTAATCATTAGAACTGTCCTAAGCATTGCATCTCCAGAAGAGAGGCACAAGGCTTTCAGCACATGCATATCCCATATTGGTGCTGTAGCCATCTTCTACATTCCCCTAATCAGCTTGTGCTTTGTGCACAGATTTGGGAAATGGGCCCCTCCATATGTACACACGCTCATGGCAAATGTGTACCTGCTCATTCCCCCTGTTATGAATCCTATTATCTATAGCGTGAAAACGAAGCAGATTCGCAAAGCCATCCACAAAGTTCTCTTTCCCAAGGGAGCCAGGTTAGAAATTAATTTCTCCTCACATCACCAAAGAAATTTCAGCTTCAAAGACAATTGA